The following proteins come from a genomic window of Macadamia integrifolia cultivar HAES 741 chromosome 14, SCU_Mint_v3, whole genome shotgun sequence:
- the LOC122061458 gene encoding peroxidase 11 translates to MAFSQFSSPPYLHCLLPLIFFILAIFVANSLADDPPLTLDYYASSCPTALEIVRKEMECAVLSDPRMAASILRLHFHDCFVQGCDGSVLLDDTITLQGEKKAPPNIHSLRGFRVIDRIKSKLEYECPGVVSCADLLTIAARDAVILVGGPYWDVPLGRKDSRSASFSLASTDIPTPDQGLLTLLSKFIPLGLSVTDMVALVGAHTIGMAQCLNFRARIYGDFEETATMNPLTETYLSNLRSICPAVGGGDNNITALDYVTPNFFDNSFYQILLKGEGLLNSDQEMYSSVFALQTKQIVQKYAEDQLAFFQQFSDSMVKMGNITNPDSFITGEVRSNCRFINT, encoded by the exons atGGCATTTTCCCAGTTTTCTTCACCTCCCTATCTGCATTGCCTCCTACCCTTAATCTTCTTCATTTTAGCTATTTTTGTAGCTAATTCACTTGCAGATGACCCTCCTTTGACACTGGATTACTATGCATCTTCTTGTCCGACGGCATTAGAGATTGTTAGGAAAGAGATGGAATGTGCAGTGCTCTCTGATCCACGTATGGCGGCATCGATACTCCGGTTGCACTTCCATGACTGTTTTGTTCAG GGTTGTGACGGATCAGTTTTGTTAGATGACACAATCACACTCCAAGGGGAGAAGAAAGCACCGCCTAACATCCATTCTCTGAGAGGTTTCAGGGTGATTGACAGGATCAAGAGCAAGCTCGAATACGAGTGCCCTGGTGTTGTTTCATGTGCTGATCTACTTACCATTGCAGCAAGAGATGCAGTTATTCTG gttGGTGGACCTTACTGGGATGTTCCTTTGGGTAGAAAGGATTCTAGAAGTGCAAGCTTCAGCCTCGCTAGCACGGATATTCCTACTCCTGACCAGGGTCTTCTTACTCTCCTTTCAAAATTCATCCCTCTAGGCCTCTCAGTCACAGATATGGTTGCTCTTGTGG GTGCTCACACCATTGGCATGGCTCAATGTTTGAACTTCAGAGCAAGGATCTATGGAGACTTTGAAGAAACTGCCACCATGAATCCATTAACAGAGACATACCTCAGCAACTTGAGATCTATATGCCCTGCTGTTGGGGGAGGAGACAATAACATTACTGCACTAGACTATGTTACTCCTAATTTTTTTGATAACTCATTCTATCAAATACTGCTGAAAGGGGAGGGACTGCTAAACTCTGATCAGGAAATGTACTCCAGTGTGTTCGCCTTACAGACAAAGCAAATTGTTCAGAAGTATGCAGAAGACCAACTCGCTTTCTTCCAACAATTCTCAGATTCTATGGTAAAGATGGGAAATATTACCAATCCTGACAGCTTCATTACTGGGGAAGTAAGGAGTAATTGCAGATTTATTAACACATAA